The Arachis ipaensis cultivar K30076 chromosome B10, Araip1.1, whole genome shotgun sequence DNA window TCTTGCTACTAAGGTGAGAAATTCAATTAGAGAAGAGATTGGAGATGCTAAATTTTGTATTATTGTTGATGAAGCTAGAGATGAATCTAAAAAGGAGCAAAATGGCCATTGTTTTGAGATTTGTTACTCTAGATGGTTTTGTTAAAGAGAGATTCTTTGATGTTGTGCATGTCACTGATACTTGTGCAACAACTTTAAAAAAAGAATTGATTTCTGTCCTTTCTCATTATAATCTCCAAGTTGAAAATATTAGGGGTCAAGGGTATGATGGTGCTAGCAACATACGGGATGAGTGGAATGGTTTGCAAGCTTTGTTTCTTAAAGATTCTCCACAAGCATACTATGTGCATTGTTTTGCTCATAGGTTACAATTAGCATTGGTGGCAGCTTCAAGAGAGGTACTTCAAATTCATGAATTTTTTACCCAATTAAACTCTATTGTCACTATTGTTAGTGCTTCTTCAAAAAGACATGATCAATTACAAGAAGCTCAAACAAATGAAAATGCAAACTTGGTTGCTCAAAATGAATTAGAAACAGGCAAATGTGCGAATCAAATAAGCACTTTACAAAGAGTTGGGGATACTCGATGGAGctctcactttaattctatttgcaGTTTGGTAAAAATGTTTACTGCTACCAATATTGTTCTCAATAATATCATTGAAGACGGGACAACTTATGCACAAAGAGGTGAGGCTTATGGTGTTAGTAAAATATTattgttatttgaatttgttTTCACTTTGCACTTGATGAAAGAGATTATGGAAATCACTAATGTTCTTTGCCAAGCACTGCAACAACAATCTCAAGATTCTTAATGCAATGCATATTGTTTCTACATCAAAGTTACTTCTTCAACAATTAAGAGATGGTGGATGGTGCAATTTTCTTGCAAATGTTAAAGATTTTTGTGAAAAACATGAAATTGAAGTCCCTAATATGAGTGCACAATATGtttttggaagaggtcgatctcgTCAACCAAGTGTGACAGTTGAGCATCATTATCGAATAGATGTATTCTTGGTAACAATTGACTCTCAAATACAAGAGTTGAATAGTAGATTTAATGAGCAAACAATAGAGCTTTTGAC harbors:
- the LOC107620028 gene encoding uncharacterized protein LOC107620028, which gives rise to MAIVLRFVTLDGFVKERFFDVVHVTDTCATTLKKELISVLSHYNLQVENIRGQGYDGASNIRDEWNGLQALFLKDSPQAYYVHCFAHRLQLALVAASRERLWKSLMFFAKHCNNNLKILNAMHIVSTSKLLLQQLRDGGWCNFLANVKDFCEKHEIEVPNMSAQYVFGRGRSRQPSVTVEHHYRIDVFLVTIDSQIQELNSRFNEQTIELLTLSCALDPKDNFKSFNIEEISKLAVKFYPLDFSSNELNILKS